The Clostridiaceae bacterium genome contains a region encoding:
- the sigZ gene encoding RNA polymerase sigma factor SigZ, translated as MIDLWKELSSNLRIFISKKVANEQDAEDILQDVFLKIYSNINQVKDNDRIYAWVYRITRNLIVDYYRKKRDTAEFSDLADEIKTDNDEEEIINGLVLCLKNMIDSLPDKYKQAIMLTELGGLTQKELAQKLGMSISGAKSRVQRGRNLLKEKFFECCKFQFDVYGNIVEYQHKENSCKYC; from the coding sequence ATTATTGATTTATGGAAAGAGTTAAGTTCCAACTTAAGAATCTTTATCAGCAAAAAGGTGGCAAATGAGCAAGATGCGGAAGATATCCTTCAGGATGTATTTTTAAAAATATATTCTAATATAAACCAGGTAAAGGATAATGACAGAATATATGCATGGGTGTACCGAATAACAAGAAATTTGATTGTCGATTATTACAGAAAAAAAAGAGATACTGCTGAATTTTCGGATTTGGCTGATGAGATAAAAACCGATAATGATGAAGAAGAAATAATAAATGGATTGGTTTTATGCCTGAAAAATATGATTGACAGCCTTCCAGATAAATATAAGCAGGCTATCATGCTAACAGAATTAGGTGGTTTGACACAAAAAGAACTGGCTCAAAAACTTGGTATGTCAATATCAGGGGCTAAATCGAGAGTTCAGCGTGGGAGAAATCTGTTAAAAGAGAAGTTTTTTGAGTGCTGTAAGTTTCAATTCGATGTGTATGGGAATATTGTTGAATATCAGCATAAAGAAAATAGTTGTAAATATTGCTGA
- a CDS encoding DUF2703 domain-containing protein, with protein sequence MCGCEDEIHSTEKRKIVIDFMYLDLSICTRCQGTEDSLEEAIADDAKVLELTGAEVVVNKIHIDSKEKAIQYRFESSPTIRINGKDIQLEIKESLCESCGDLCGDEVACRVWVYKGKEYNVPPKAMIIDAILREIYSNNELSGNGKQSKEKEYEIPENLKRFFDSMGQKDV encoded by the coding sequence ATTTGCGGGTGTGAAGATGAAATTCATAGTACTGAAAAGAGGAAAATTGTGATTGATTTTATGTATTTGGATTTAAGCATATGTACGAGATGCCAGGGTACGGAGGACAGTCTTGAAGAAGCAATTGCGGATGATGCTAAAGTGCTTGAATTAACAGGCGCCGAAGTTGTTGTAAATAAAATTCATATTGATAGTAAGGAAAAGGCCATACAGTACCGGTTTGAGAGTTCACCTACTATCCGTATTAATGGAAAGGATATACAACTGGAAATAAAAGAATCTCTTTGTGAATCGTGTGGTGATTTATGTGGAGATGAAGTGGCCTGTCGGGTATGGGTGTACAAAGGTAAAGAATACAATGTCCCTCCAAAAGCAATGATAATTGATGCAATACTTAGAGAAATATACAGTAACAACGAATTGTCAGGGAATGGTAAACAAAGTAAAGAAAAGGAATATGAGATTCCTGAAAATCTCAAGAGATTTTTTGACTCTATGGGCCAAAAAGATGTATGA
- a CDS encoding thioredoxin family protein translates to MVIKVLGSGCANCKKLEANVREAVKELGIEATIEKVQDFKDIMAYGVMKTPALVVDEQVKVMGRVPSVEDIKKYL, encoded by the coding sequence ATGGTAATTAAAGTTTTAGGTTCAGGATGTGCCAATTGTAAAAAATTAGAGGCTAATGTCAGAGAGGCTGTAAAAGAACTGGGAATTGAAGCCACTATTGAAAAAGTGCAGGATTTCAAGGACATTATGGCCTATGGTGTTATGAAAACACCTGCGCTTGTAGTGGACGAACAGGTAAAAGTGATGGGGAGGGTTCCGTCAGTAGAAGATATTAAAAAGTATTTGTAA